GCATTTGGTTATATTGAGCTTGATCAGCAATTCTATTAATTTCGTCTGTAAGTTGTTCTATTTCAATTTGTATAGAACCTCTGTCTGCATCTGAGTATGTGCCGTTACCTGATTGAACCGCTAATTCTTTCATTCTTATCAAAACTTTTTCTACTTCATTCAAGTTCCCCTCTGTTGTCTGAATAAAATTAATAGCTTTTGAGGTGTTTCTAGAAGCTTGTGATAAACCTCTTATTTGAGCATTAATCTTACCAGAAACTCCCATACCAGCAGCATCATCAGAAGCTCGATTAATTCTGTATCCACTAGAAAGCTTTTCTTGAGTTTTGCTAAGATTAGCAGCATTAATACCATTATTTCTTGAAGCATTAATAGCTGACGTATTATGATTTATTATCATATATCATTCCTCCATGATAAAGTTTAATTATTTGTTTTTGGCAAATCCATTTACCTGTTAAAAAGAATAGCACAAAAAATTAAAAAAAAGAAACGTAGATATTAATAGCATTAAAATAATTGTTATTGTCTGTTTCTTTGGTTAAAATCAAAAGCCCTTAATGTATTTTCCTGATCTTTCATTCGCTTAACGGTAAAATCTAAGGTATTAAGCTCGCCTTCTACCTTTTTCTCTCTATCATCGTACTTCTTTCTATAATCTTCAACTTTATTTTTTTGATTAATAATTTTAAGATCATAATTTTTTATTTTATTATAAATAACTCCTCCAGAAGTCACAAGAGGAGACAAACAATCTCCCAGCATTTTGGCAATTCCATTATCATATACTCTGTCACCATTAAGATCAAATAAAAAAAGCTCCCTAACATTATCAATGTTATTACGAATTGATTCATCAAACTTTTTCTCATCAAGTCTTAAATATCTAGAAAGTCCACCAGAAGAAGAAATTGAGTTGGTAAAAACTCCCATTTGATTAATTATTGAAAAATTAGGATCACTAGTAACATAAGGCTTAAAAATTATTGATTCTAGCCTAGACTTAAGATTTTTCAATAAAAATTCAGACCGTAGAATACCTAGATTTTTATAAGCCTCTTCTTTTTGAGAATCACTAAGATAAGTCAGCTCTTCAACTATATTAGACTTTTGATTTCCAATTTGATCTTCATTGGAACTTACAATATTAATCTCAGCAAGAACCTCATTATAAGCACCAATAAAATCTAAAAGAACTCTCTTAATTCCCTCGTAATCAGGTTCAATTTTAGCTTCAACAATATCACTTGAGGTTTTTTTTAAACTTAAAGTTACATTTGGAACTAAATCATTAATAACATTTGAATCTCTCTCAACATCTACCCCATCAAATTTAATTTTTGCATTCTCAGCAAAACTTTTAGCATTTATTGGTAAATGACCATCTCTATTTTTTGGATCAAAAACTTCAACATTTCTAATCACAATCACTTTATTATTTGCTTTATTTTCAATATTTATTTCTTCTAGATTAGAAAGAGCTCCAACATCAACTTCCACTTCTTCAAAATTATTTGAAATATTTATTAAAGGAAGCTCTAAAGACCCCTCTTTGCCACATATTTTAACAATATTCATTTGAATATATTTTTTTTCCAAAGGAGCTTTTAAATCAGATCCAAGATCAACCACACTGTCTTCACTGTCAACTTTTGCATCCTTAAATGTAGCTTCTCCAGGATTAAAAATAATCTTATTATCGGACTCTTCTAGGCCTGTATCAAAATATTTAACTTCAAATTTAATTTTACTCCTAGATGTGATTTCAATATCTTCAGGAATTTCAATCGACATCTCTGAAAGCGGATTTAAAACAAGATTATTGTTTTCAAAAGAAAGCCTATTATTAACGCTAGATTGGCTTACAACAATATCTGAAAGACCAGGATTAAAATTAGTTTTAAGTTCACTTAAAATGCCAATTTGCTTTGCAAAAGGCAATCCCTCTCCTTTTATAATAAGTTTGTTTTCTTTGCCTTCTTTTAAGGATTGCAAAATAAAACGACTATTGCCATTTTTATCACTTTTTACTATTTTTGCAGATAAAAAGCCTTTTCCCTTATTATTAATATCTCTCACAAGTAAATCAATGTTACCATTACTTTTTACATTAATTTCTTTCTTGCCAACTAAAAATATATAATCTCCCTCTGGGATTGTAATTTTCTTAGGATTAAAATTTGAAGACACAAACACATCAGCTGAGGCTATTTGATCAACAATTAATTTGTGAGTCTCATTCTTAGATCCATATCGAGTAGACAAGGTTAAAACTTCACTATTACTAGAATTCCCAGACATTAAATTAAAAGGACTGTTAAGCGAAGTAATTTCTTTTGCAAGAGAATTTAAAGTAGAGATTTTTCTATTAATTAACTGCCAGGCACTTTTTTCTTGCTCTAAAGACTCAAGTTTCTTAGAAGAAGAATCAATTTTGAGCTTATCAGGCTTAAGCATGGATTCACGAATTTCTTTAGTATTATATTTACTCTCAAGTCCAGGAACAAAAAATCCAGATGCCATAATAACGCCCTCCAGAGTACATTATATCATTAATAAAATTGAAAATAAAATATAAATTATAATAAAAACCATAAATAAATTTAAAAAACATGAATTTTTAAGCATCCAAACGCTTCAAAATAAAAAATAAAAGCTTTAAAAAAGATTAATGCTTATAGTAAAATAAAATAAATAAAAAGGAGCATGAAAATGCCAAATTTTTGCTTATTTAACTCAAAGTCCGTTTTAACTGGAAACGATAAGCTAGATAATTCAGCAGTTCTAATTAAAGATAATAAAATTTTTGATATTGTAACATCTGATAGGCTTAAAAAAATAGATCTCGAGGAATACCAAATGATTAATACAAGAGGCAATTATATAACTCCGGGTCTTTATGATACTCATATTCACGGATTTCATGGCCATGGTACAGACAAGTGTTCAACAGAATCAATACTTAAAATGTCAGATCATTTAGCGCAGTACGGTGTAGTAGGATTTTTACCAACTCTTTATCCAAGACCAATAGATGAAATGATTAAAACAATAAAAGCTTGTACAGCAGCTATTGGCAAAGAAAAAGGAGCCAAAATTCTAGGACTTCACCTTGAAGGGCCATTTTTTTCTCCTGATAAAAGAGGCGCACACCCTGTTTCTTATCTTCATGAGCCTAGCATTGAAGTTATGCAAAAACTAATAGATGCAGCTGGTGGGATATTTACAGGATCAAACGGCAAAAGAAAAAC
The nucleotide sequence above comes from Borrelia maritima. Encoded proteins:
- the fliD gene encoding flagellar filament capping protein FliD — translated: MASGFFVPGLESKYNTKEIRESMLKPDKLKIDSSSKKLESLEQEKSAWQLINRKISTLNSLAKEITSLNSPFNLMSGNSSNSEVLTLSTRYGSKNETHKLIVDQIASADVFVSSNFNPKKITIPEGDYIFLVGKKEINVKSNGNIDLLVRDINNKGKGFLSAKIVKSDKNGNSRFILQSLKEGKENKLIIKGEGLPFAKQIGILSELKTNFNPGLSDIVVSQSSVNNRLSFENNNLVLNPLSEMSIEIPEDIEITSRSKIKFEVKYFDTGLEESDNKIIFNPGEATFKDAKVDSEDSVVDLGSDLKAPLEKKYIQMNIVKICGKEGSLELPLINISNNFEEVEVDVGALSNLEEINIENKANNKVIVIRNVEVFDPKNRDGHLPINAKSFAENAKIKFDGVDVERDSNVINDLVPNVTLSLKKTSSDIVEAKIEPDYEGIKRVLLDFIGAYNEVLAEINIVSSNEDQIGNQKSNIVEELTYLSDSQKEEAYKNLGILRSEFLLKNLKSRLESIIFKPYVTSDPNFSIINQMGVFTNSISSSGGLSRYLRLDEKKFDESIRNNIDNVRELFLFDLNGDRVYDNGIAKMLGDCLSPLVTSGGVIYNKIKNYDLKIINQKNKVEDYRKKYDDREKKVEGELNTLDFTVKRMKDQENTLRAFDFNQRNRQ